One genomic segment of Oncorhynchus tshawytscha isolate Ot180627B unplaced genomic scaffold, Otsh_v2.0 Un_scaffold_7493_pilon_pilon, whole genome shotgun sequence includes these proteins:
- the LOC112241698 gene encoding F-box only protein 32-like isoform X1, producing the protein MNILERVVQKVLGDQQNVRPIKELLQTLYVSLCGLVQDMGKSVLVGNINCWVHRMENILQWQQQLDHIQINRPVSKGMTLTDLPASLQLNIMERLSDGRDLVSLGQVTPDLGQLTEDRLLWKRLCQYHFTDRQIRKRLMVSDKGQLEWKKMYFKLCRCYPVREQYSETLQFCTHCHILFWKDTNHPCTANNTESCCKPVSPQGFINLFKF; encoded by the exons ATGAACATCCTGGAGAGAGTGGTGCAGAAAG tCCTCGGTGACCAGCAGAATGTTCGGCCCATCAAGGAGCTCCTTCAGACcctgtacgtgtctctgtgtggtcTGGTGCAGGATATGGGAAAGTCTGTTCTGGTGGGGAACATCAACTGTTGGGTCCATCGCATGGAGAACATCCTGCAGTGGCAACAACAGCTGGACCACATTCAGATCAACAGG ccTGTGTCTAAGGGTATGACCCTAACAGACCTTCCTGCCAGCCTGCAGCTGAACATCATGGAGCGTCTGTCAGATGGCAGGGACCTGGTCAGTTTGGGACAGGTGACTCCAGACCTGGGACAACTCACTGAGGACAGGTTGCTGTGGAAGAGGCTCTGCCAGTACCACTTCactgacagacag ATCCGTAAGCGTCTGATGGTTTCAGACAAGGGCCAGTTGGAGTGGAAGAAGATGTACTTTAAGCTGTGTCGCTGCTACCCTGTCAGAGAGCAATACAGTGAAACCCTGCAGTTCTGCACACACTGCCACATCCTCTTCTGGAAG GATACAAACCACCCTtgcacagccaacaacacagagagCTGCTGTAAGCCTGTTTCCCCACAAGGCTTTATCAACCTCTTCAAGTTCTGA
- the LOC121844740 gene encoding uncharacterized protein LOC121844740 isoform X2, with amino-acid sequence MMEQPVLVGRGSMMEQPVLVGRGSMMEQPVLVGRGSMMEQPVLVGRGSMMEQPVLVGRGSMMEQPVLVGRGSMMEQPVLVGRGSMMEQPVLVGRGSMMEQPVLVGRGSMMEQPVLVGRGSMMEQPVLVGRGSMMEQPVLMGRGSMMEQPVLVGRGSMMEQPVLVGRGSMMEQPVLVGRGSMMEQPVLVGRGSMMEQPVLVGRGSMMEQPVEWCNLDSGLRPKWDPTPSLYSALVKSTSIPFGM; translated from the exons ATGATGGAACAGCCTGTGTTGGTGGGTAGAGGAAGCATGATGGAACAGCCTGTGTTGGTGGGTAGAGGAAGCATGATGGAACAGCCTGTGTTGGTGGGTAGAGGAAGCATGATGGAACAGCCTGTGTTGGTGGGTAGAGGAAGCATGATGGAACAGCCTGTGTTGGTGGGTAGAGGAAGCATGATGGAACAGCCTGTGTTGGTGGGTAGAGGAAGCATGATGGAACAGCCTGTGTTGGTGGGTAGAGGAAGCATGATGGAACAGCCTGTGTTGGTGGGTAGAGGAAGCATGATGGAACAGCCTGTGTTGGTGGGTAGAGGAAGCATGATGGAACAGCCTGTGTTGGTGGGTAGAGGAAGCATGATGGAACAGCCTGTGTTGGTGGGTAGAGGAAGCATGATGGAACAGCCTGTGTTGATGG GTAGAGGAAGCATGATGGAACAGCCTGTGTTGGTGGGTAGAGGAAGCATGATGGAACAGCCTGTGTTGGTGGGTAGAGGAAGCATGATGGAACAGCCTGTGTTGGTGGGTAGAGGAAGCATGATGGAACAGCCTGTGTTGGTGGGTAGAGGAAGCATGATGGAACAGCCTGTGTTGGTGGGTAGAGGAAGCATGATGGAACAGCCTGTTGAGTGGTGCAATCTTGACTctgggctgcgtcccaaatgggaccctaccccctccctatatagtgcactagtcaaAAGTACTAGTattccatttgggatgtag
- the LOC121844740 gene encoding uncharacterized protein LOC121844740 isoform X1, which produces MMEQPVLVGRGSMMEQPVLVGRGSMMEQPVLVGRGSMMEQPVLVGRGSMMEQPVLVGRGSMMEQPVLVGRGSMMEQPVLVGRGSMMEQPVLVGRGSMMEQPVLVGRGSMMEQPVLVGRGSMMEQPVLVGRGSMMEQPVLMGRGSMMEQPVLVGRGSMMEQPVLVGRGSMMEQPVLVGRGSMMEQPVLVGRGSMMEQPVLVGRGSMMEQPVLVGRGSMMEQPVEWCNLDSGLRPKWDPTPSLYSALVKSTSIPFGM; this is translated from the exons ATGATGGAACAGCCTGTGTTGGTGGGTAGAGGAAGCATGATGGAACAGCCTGTGTTGGTGGGTAGAGGAAGCATGATGGAACAGCCTGTGTTGGTGGGTAGAGGAAGCATGATGGAACAGCCTGTGTTGGTGGGTAGAGGAAGCATGATGGAACAGCCTGTGTTGGTGGGTAGAGGAAGCATGATGGAACAGCCTGTGTTGGTGGGTAGAGGAAGCATGATGGAACAGCCTGTGTTGGTGGGTAGAGGAAGCATGATGGAACAGCCTGTGTTGGTGGGTAGAGGAAGCATGATGGAACAGCCTGTGTTGGTGGGTAGAGGAAGCATGATGGAACAGCCTGTGTTGGTGGGTAGAGGAAGCATGATGGAACAGCCTGTGTTGGTGGGTAGAGGAAGCATGATGGAACAGCCTGTGTTGATGGGTAGAGGAAGC ATGATGGAACAGCCTGTGTTGGTGGGTAGAGGAAGCATGATGGAACAGCCTGTGTTGGTGGGTAGAGGAAGCATGATGGAACAGCCTGTGTTGGTGGGTAGAGGAAGCATGATGGAACAGCCTGTGTTGGTGGGTAGAGGAAGCATGATGGAACAGCCTGTGTTGGTGGGTAGAGGAAGCATGATGGAACAGCCTGTGTTGGTGGGTAGAGGAAGCATGATGGAACAGCCTGTTGAGTGGTGCAATCTTGACTctgggctgcgtcccaaatgggaccctaccccctccctatatagtgcactagtcaaAAGTACTAGTattccatttgggatgtag